One window from the genome of Nicotiana tomentosiformis chromosome 5, ASM39032v3, whole genome shotgun sequence encodes:
- the LOC138892952 gene encoding uncharacterized protein has product MIITPAVPPAIQLPRGGGQVGRGRPKGGGQPGGTLARFYAFPARPDAVASDAMITVIISVCGRDASILFDPGYTYSYALSLFSHYLGVPRESLGTPIYLSTPMGNYVVMHWIYRSCIVTFCGYETKADLLLLDMTEFEVILGMDWLSLHHAILYFQAKTVTFVMPDFPTLEWKG; this is encoded by the coding sequence ATGATTATAACACCAGCTGTCCCACCAGCCATCCAGCTgcccagaggtggagggcaggtgggtaggggtcgtcctaaaggtggaggccagccaggtggcactctagctagattctatgcttttccggccagaccagatgcagtggcctcagatgctatGATCACagttattatttctgtctgcggtagggatgcttcaatattatttgatccagggtataCATATTCATATGCTTTGTCTCTGTTTTCTCATTACttgggtgttcctcgtgagtccttgggtactcctatttatttGTCCACACCAATGGGCAATTATGTTGTTATGCAttggatctatcggtcctgcattgttacattctgtggttatgagactaaagcggatcttctgttgcttgatatgaccgaatttgaggtcatcctgggcatggattggttatctctacATCATGCCATCCTTTATTTCCAGGCTAAGACAGTTACTTTTGTGATGCCAGATTTTCCTacattggagtggaagggttag
- the LOC138892953 gene encoding uncharacterized protein — MSEEEQKRLELFRRLRPPSFSGDESEDAQDFLDRPTGAAPLTWYEFLALFLEKFVPHTRMEELRRQFEQLRQEGMSVTQYVMRFSELAHHAIWLVPTERERIKRFTDGLNYGLRFVMTQEIASGTMFDDVVDIARRLQ; from the exons ATGAGTGAAGAGGAGCAGAAAAGGCTAGAGCTGTTTAGGAGGCTtaggcctccatcattcagtggggatgagtcggaggatgctcaggatttcttagACAG gccaacCGGCGCTGCACCACTTACGTGGTATGAGTTCTTAgctctcttcttagagaagtttgttccacataCCCGTatggaggagttgcgtaggcagtttgagcagctacgccaagaGGGCATGTCAGTGACCCAATATgtgatgagattttcagagttggctcatcacgcaatttggttggttcccacagagagggagaggattaagaggttcactgatggcctcaactatggactgcgCTTCGTCATGACCCAGGAGATTGCATCAGGTACTATGTTTGATGatgtggttgatattgctaggcgGCTACAATAG